The nucleotide sequence GTAATATGGTTTGAGGTAGAACAACATAATAATGGTATTGGTTGGCTGGTTTGAGTTAGAACAACATAATGATGGTATTCGTTGGGTGGCAGTGTGTTGTCTCATTGATCATACAAGGCACTCTCAGTTCCAAACATCTATATGTATGCTCAGATTACTCGAATTATGTTTACATTCTCAACATATGGAGTCTCTACATATTTTTTTAGCCGATGGAGTGTCTACAATTGAGGATGATGGGAACATTGCTATGCTATTAACAATCTCAATTTCAGAATAAATATGGACATCATACATTGCAGTGATGTTCCCACATAGTAATTTGTCTGTCGGTTTCACTGTATTTGACCATATTCTTGCAGTTATACACGCCTAAAAGAGTTAAGCAGCACTTATTAAGCATGCAAGTGACGGCGTGGGCCAGTTGATCAATTCGATTATCGGAAATTCCAAGTTTATTTTATTAAGGCAGAATCCCTTCCTGAATACACCGGCTGCAATAACTGAACTAAACGTCTTTCAGGGCATTGagatattttttttttgaaacgaaggcAAAAGATTTGTCTCATCAATTAATTAAAAAGAAGAGAGTTGTCCAGTTAATTAACGGAAAATCGGGCGAAaaccgaagacaaggcggccggaAAAAAGCGGGTGGATTTTCAGTCACACCGCTCATCGTGCCTAAAGGCACTCTTCATAGTCTGACCAAGCTTGAACGGGCTTTTCTCTGGTCAGGTGCTGACAAGACTACGGGAGCCAAGTGCAAAGTGAAATGGGACACAGTTTGTAGGCCCAAGGAGTATGGTGGCTTGGGGGTGCTTAACTCTGAAAAATTTACGCGTGCCCTTCGCCTTAGGTGGCCTTGGTTCGAATGGAAGGAGCCCCACAGACTGTGGGTTGGTTATGGCAACCCCTGTTCGGAGGATGATCTCAGCTTCTTTTATGCCTCCACCACCATTACTCTGGGAAATGGAGCCAAAACGCCTTTCTGGAATTCTCCTTGGCTCCTTGGCCGTATGCCCAAAGAGATCGCCCCACACATCTATGAGGCCTCCAGGAGAAAGAACTGGAAGGTTAGGGAGGCTATTAGAGGGAACGCTTGGATCTTCAAAATCATCTACAACACCGTCATCACCGGAGATCACATTCGTGAGTTTTTCACTCTTTCGATGCTTCTGGATGACGTCCATCTTGATGAGCATCGGGAGGACGACATCACCTGGAAGCATTCCAATGATGGGGTGTACTCGACAGCCAGTGCTTATAAAGCTCAATTTCTTGGGTTAACCTTGTCACCAATGGATCGCATGGTCTGGAAAGTTTGGGCTCCTCCGAAGATCAAATTCTTTGCCTGGTTGGCTATCCAAGATAGGATCTGGACTGCGGACCGCCTGGAGAGGCGCGGGTGGGCCAACTGCGGTCTGTGCCCTCTTTGTTCTAGGGAGCAGGAAACAGGTGCTCATCTTCTCTTCAAGTGCCGCTTCACTATTCGGCTTTGGAGGTCTCTCGCGGCCAAGCTCGGTCTTCATCACATTGAGACCTCCAGGTGGCATCTTCATGGCTCCGTCCTAGATTGGTGGGAGGATGGTACTGGGAGCCACGTCCCCAACAGGAGTGCCCTGGCCTCCCTAACCCTCCTTGTCTCCTGGACCATCTGGAATGAACATAATGCTAGGGTGTTCCGACACAAAAGTGCTCCGCCGCCTATTCTTCTTAACACAATCCTGGAGGAGGCCAAGCTTTGGGTTACAGCTGGAGCAAAGAAACTAGGGCGTATTGTATATCGAGAGTAGTCCGCATGCCGTGCTTAAGGTGGTTGTTGTAACACTCTTATCTACTCTCTCTTatttaatcgatgaggcaaatcttttgcctccgtttcggaaAAAAAACACTGCAAGACCAAATTGTATCCAGCATCCACAGTCCAAGAAGTAGCAACAGATGACAAGATCCACAAATCTGCTCTGTGCAAAGAACAGTCACATGCAGAGAGAGGGCACACCAGAAAACAAGACCAAAAATGTTTCTATCCATAACCTCATACAAGATATTGTATATAACAGACATATGATAACGTGATAACTGCCAGGACCAATCATACAGATATAAGCATGGGCAGATCCCAGCTACTCGATCCTGTCTTGTACGGTCACCACTAAATCATGGGCGTCGTCCAGGAGCTTCCAAATGTCCAGCTGCCCGGCCATGCTGTTACAGTCCCTAATGATCTCATCCATGCTGCTATAGCTCTCTATTATCAATTTCCTCTTCTCCAGTACACTGGCTGCAATTGCATACAGCAGCAGGTCATCAGTTGGAGGGGCTCCAAGCTGAAGTTTTCTCCAGGATGATCTTGTGATCCCAGCCCGCCTCGCTGCCTGATCGGCCCACATCGCCTCCCACAGGCTGAGGGTCTGCTCGAAGGTGAGCTCCCTCCGGAacatcacaaccaccattctatagACGAAGAAGCAGTCTGCAGCTTCAAGCATCTCCAAGTGCCTGTAAAGATGGAAGTCCTTGGTTTTTATTATCTTGGAGACCATGTTGAGTTGCCTGCGAATACCCACTTCATCGAGTCTGAAGTTGTGGCGGGCTTTCCTCATGAAACCGGCAAAGCACCAGAAGGCTTCATCGTCTTCCTCCAGCACAGCAAGGAGAGGTGCAAGGAGGTCACTCATGCCCTGGCAATAACCGATTTCTGGGTCATAGGTTGCGTACGCCTCAAGTATTGCAACAAGACGTGACGCATGATGGATCCTATGTGCTTCCAAGTGCTCATAGTCTTTGAGACAAACAGCTGAAGCAGATTCAATTGCCTTCTCTCTGGTAACCGCAGCTTGCGATGGAGAGTAGGAAACCCATTCATTATTAGCACGAACTGCATCCAAACGAATTATCCGCTGCCATGTCTCAAAATCCTCAACTGTCCGTGCAGACTTCACAGGACGGGCAATCTTAGATAACTTAGTTTCAGTTTCTATATTTCCTCCTGTGTTTGAATATTTGGGCAGGGGCATActttcttcttcatcctcaactgAAGACTGGTCCACAGAGGCGACATCATCACGGGATGCTTCCACATCGGTCACATCACTTTTCTCACTCTCATCCTCATCACGTGAACTAGATGAACAGAGGCTTTCATCCGCCTGATTCTCTGGAATTGCTTTACCTGTCTTATCCTGCATTTCTTGCTCTAAAATGACACAAGGATTTTCTTCCTCACTCGTGATATGATCATCCACGCTTACTTTTTCAGGTTCTCCAGATCCAACAGAAGTAACAGATTCTTTGACTTTGCCTGAACTAATGCTCTCTTTGTGATTGACTGATCGCTTGCTTTCTTTATTGTTTTTTCGCAGGCAATGTTTCCTCAAGAGCAGATATCCCTTCCTACATAAATCATCCAACATTGTCATGTTTTACACTAGACCCCATGAAAATAACATTTGCAAACACTTAAGTGTTCCTTAATTAAGGAGCAATGTATTTCTGTAGTGGTAAAGAAAACTATAGTGAGACTGTGGGCAACCATGGACTGGAGTCATGAAACATAGATGGTTGAAAAAATGGTGTACCTGTTATGGGCCTTAATTGCTTCCCTTTCAGCTTCTGAACTATTCAGGCTATAACTGCACGAGAGTCAAAAATTCCAATTACTCGAGGTAAACACTCTGACTACCCCAAAAAAAACGCACATGTGACTAAGTACATAAAATTTCCACGATGTATCTCTTACTGTGCCTACCAGAGAAGGCTGAACTATGTGCAAAATTGGTGTATTCGTAAGTTTTCcttcatctacttagtttagaatCAATCTAAAACTGCACGCAATAGTTTTGATACTACAAATGAACAGGAGCGGGGGGCAGGTAGCCTGGGAAAATCCTGTGGAAAACACTAATTTCCACATTTACATACTAACAAAAAGTACAAAAGTGAGTATGCCTCTCTTAAGTTGGCCCTATCTATGTTCTGTTCAAGTCCCAAAACTGAAACAGTTAATTATAAAGTATAAAGCCTCACTCAAATGCAGAAAAGATGAATCATGTAAAAAAAGGAACATCAACAGAATCTGTTGCTAAAAATACAAAACGATGTTAGCATGAGTTCCTCATGTGCAAGTATCTCGTGGATCTAAGTATACATCTGCAAGCATAGCTAAATCTGTCCTCGGATCACAATGTCTAGAGTACTTACACTCCAAGAAGGAACGGCCAGACCTCTGCTCTGATGCTCGGCTCAACCCCCTGTCACGAAAGCAGACAGCTCAATATAATGACTTTGTAAGCTACATCAGGAACTCACAAGATAGCAAGGAAATACTGTAACAAACAAACTAAGCTTCACTATATCTTACTCCGTTCCGAACTCTCTTCAGTAGCTTGACGCCACCGTCGTAGAACTTCCCCTCCGGCGTGAACAAGCTACGCCATTCCTTGGGCCCAAGCGCGggcttcctccgccgccgccacggcgaTTTGATCCCGCCCCTGCATCCAGAGCGCGCATATGCAACTAAGGGGACGAAGCACAGGACCACCTTTGGCAGAAGGGGGGGAGGGTTTGGGTCTGGCGGTGGCCAACCTGCGGGAGGAGACGACGATGGCGACTAGCGCGATGCCGGCCGCGGCCGTGAccccgacggcgacggcggtgttCCAGCGACCGCCATTCGCGCCGGCGGGGccgaggaggccggcgacggcgcGCTCGGCGAGGCCCCACGCCCACATCGGGCGCAGATGCCCCCCTGATCGCTCCACGGCTCCCCTCCGGCtcttccccccgccgccgccgccgctgcgatcCCCCAGCTCTGCTTCCTTCGATCGATTGGGATTCCGGCCTCCGGgtttctcctttttcctcttccttTTTTTCCTCTCTCTGCAGTTCTCGCGCTGTCCCGTCTGACGATTTCGACGAAAGTGGTGCGTGCGTGCGTCACTGATCGATAGGGCCATGTTCGTGGGCCTCACGAGGCGGGTTCGGGTCGGTGTATACGTCGTTTGACGTTTGGTGCCTACCGATCGAATGAAGAAACtttgaaaaaaaatctaaaaaaatggtTTTCGTAGTTCTTTTTTTAGGGTATGAAATTTCCTAGCATCAAGATGTTGGGTGTTAGACTCTCGATCCAGTTTAACTCACAGCACAATGCACCCTTACAGCAAACAGTGGCGGAGCCAGCTATCTGGCAAGGCCTGGCAGCTGCCACACCTAAATTTGAACCAAATATACTAGTACACCTACGTGTTGGACATGGACTTGATACTACAAGTACGTAGCTGGTGGGGATGATGTAAAACTCTGCCGAACAGAGTACGAGTACATGCATGATAATAGAATATGGTACTTAAATTTGGATTTTAGTTGTATTTGCAAAATACAAAGTTACCTATAtataataataaagaaaattgggtttccgtcgtccgtcgtcgctagcGATTTTGCAAAATAGTCCCTATTGTTTCTGGTATTCAACCCGCAGTTCCTTTTTAAGTGGATATATGATATACGTTGTTCTTACAAAAAGGACCCTGCGTTTTGTTATTCAATTGCTGGCGAGCGAGACGAGCTGGAGGTTGAGGCTGGCCGCGATACAGACGATGCCCGGCGCGGGGGCTgcgatctccggcgagatccggtcgAGGAGGCGAGGCCGAGGCGATCCGGTCGAGGAGGCGAGGCCGAGGCGATCCGGTCGAGGAGGCGAGGCCGAGGCGATCTAGGAGGCGCGGGAGCAGGTCCAGCGGCGGAGCTTCAACTCCAAGTACATGGCAGCGGCGTTCCTCGCCGGTTCCGAGCGAGATGGGGCTGCGATGCAGACGATGTTGGGCGCGGCGGCGGCAATCTCTGGCCAGATCCGGTCGAGGAGGCGAGGTAGGGGCCGGATTATGTTTTGGGGACGACATGGAGGCGATCTACAAGGCGCGGGAGGAGGTCCAGCGGCAGGGCTTCAACTCCAGCGGGCCCCCTTTCGATGGACGGGGCCGCCCACATCGCCGGTGACTCCCCGGAGGCCAACAGGGCCTCCTCCTCCGCGTCCTCGACCGACTCGGCCTCCCGGCGCTCCCGACCGCGGAAGGGGATTCacctgcggcggcgccggcgactgTTGTTCGCtcggagaggagagggcggcgaagGTGACGGTAAGGACGCCGATGACGACGTGCAGGACCTCGCACTGTCGCCGGGGATGTCCTTCGCGGTGGTTCTCGCCCAGGTGAGTGTCCACTCCTCCCGGTGTTCGTCATGtgttctccctctccctctgcgcCCCATGTCGCTATTCTCATGTTGCTTTTGTCGCAGCCAGAGGCTCAACATCAGGGGCCGCGTATACCCAGCGATGCTCCCCGTCGACGGCAACAAAGTCCCCGGAAAGGTGCATGCAATCCCACGCGCACACATCCCGTATACTTGCTGTTAATTTCTTATTTTGTCCACTGCAAGTTAAGATGTGAACAATGGCGAGTACTGTCAGTATGGAACGGTTGAAGTGCAGAACGAGTGACAATCTGTTCATGTGTCTAGGTTTGGAAGGGGATCACTGATGGGGAGTTCAATGTGCTGGACACATTTGAAGATGAACAGTATGTGAGGGAAGTTGTTGGCATCTCACTGACTGTAAGTCCATTCGCTGGCCTAGGTCTCTGCTTCAGCTCAGGGTAGCCGGATTTATGATGACC is from Triticum aestivum cultivar Chinese Spring chromosome 1B, IWGSC CS RefSeq v2.1, whole genome shotgun sequence and encodes:
- the LOC123124406 gene encoding rab GTPase-activating protein 22; its protein translation is MALSISDARTHHFRRNRQTGQRENCRERKKRKRKKEKPGGRNPNRSKEAELGDRSGGGGGGKSRRGAVERSGGHLRPMWAWGLAERAVAGLLGPAGANGGRWNTAVAVGVTAAAGIALVAIVVSSRRGGIKSPWRRRRKPALGPKEWRSLFTPEGKFYDGGVKLLKRVRNGGVEPSIRAEVWPFLLGVYSLNSSEAEREAIKAHNRKGYLLLRKHCLRKNNKESKRSVNHKESISSGKVKESVTSVGSGEPEKVSVDDHITSEEENPCVILEQEMQDKTGKAIPENQADESLCSSSSRDEDESEKSDVTDVEASRDDVASVDQSSVEDEEESMPLPKYSNTGGNIETETKLSKIARPVKSARTVEDFETWQRIIRLDAVRANNEWVSYSPSQAAVTREKAIESASAVCLKDYEHLEAHRIHHASRLVAILEAYATYDPEIGYCQGMSDLLAPLLAVLEEDDEAFWCFAGFMRKARHNFRLDEVGIRRQLNMVSKIIKTKDFHLYRHLEMLEAADCFFVYRMVVVMFRRELTFEQTLSLWEAMWADQAARRAGITRSSWRKLQLGAPPTDDLLLYAIAASVLEKRKLIIESYSSMDEIIRDCNSMAGQLDIWKLLDDAHDLVVTVQDRIE
- the LOC123124424 gene encoding uncharacterized protein isoform X1, yielding MAAAFLAGSERDGAAMQTMLGAAAAISGQIRSRRRGRGRIMFWGRHGGDLQGAGGGPAAGLQLQRAPFRWTGPPTSPVTPRRPTGPPPPRPRPTRPPGAPDRGRGFTCGGAGDCCSLGEERAAKVTVRTPMTTCRTSHCRRGCPSRWFSPSQRLNIRGRVYPAMLPVDGNKVPGKVWKGITDGEFNVLDTFEDEQYVREVVGISLTDSADTMMAYAYIWGNVDDPDLYSEWDFDVDGPADARDLGSPSPFGSSLSFMPSYRGARDQRPDASMTELLCCCLRSSRLVLGPSHPSSRSDVLCPFFRLIEAESTSEQRQVNKRGGWSCTVTTVRSGFALPNFI
- the LOC123124424 gene encoding uncharacterized protein isoform X3, translating into MAAAFLAGSERDGAAMQTMLGAAAAISGQIRSRRRGRGRIMFWGRHGGDLQGAGGGPAAGLQLQRAPFRWTGPPTSPVTPRRPTGPPPPRPRPTRPPGAPDRGRGFTCGGAGDCCSLGEERAAKVTVRTPMTTCRTSHCRRGCPSRWFSPSQRLNIRGRVYPAMLPVDGNKVPGKVWKGITDGEFNVLDTFEDEQYVREVVGISLTDSADTMMAYAYIWGNVDDPDLYSEWDFDVDGPADARDLGSPSPFGSSLSFMPSYRGARDQRPDASMTELLCCCLRSSRLVLGPSHPSSRSDVLCPFFRLM
- the LOC123124424 gene encoding uncharacterized protein isoform X2, which gives rise to MAAAFLAGSERDGAAMQTMLGAAAAISGQIRSRRRGRGRIMFWGRHGGDLQGAGGGPAAGLQLQRAPFRWTGPPTSPVTPRRPTGPPPPRPRPTRPPGAPDRGRGFTCGGAGDCCSLGEERAAKVTVRTPMTTCRTSHCRRGCPSRWFSPSQRLNIRGRVYPAMLPVDGNKVPGKVWKGITDGEFNVLDTFEDEQYVREVVGISLTDSADTMMAYAYIWGNVDDPDLYSEWDFDVDGPADARDLGSPSPFGSSLSFMPSYRGARDQRPDASMTELLCCCLRSSRLVLGPSHPSSRSDVLCPFFRLMVFHDQGPQAKE
- the LOC123124424 gene encoding uncharacterized protein isoform X4, translating into MDGAAHIAGDSPEANRASSSASSTDSASRRSRPRKGIHLRRRRRLLFARRGEGGEGDGKDADDDVQDLALSPGMSFAVVLAQRLNIRGRVYPAMLPVDGNKVPGKVWKGITDGEFNVLDTFEDEQYVREVVGISLTDSADTMMAYAYIWGNVDDPDLYSEWDFDVDGPADARDLGSPSPFGSSLSFMPSYRGARDQRPDASMTELLCCCLRSSRLVLGPSHPSSRSDVLCPFFRLIEAESTSEQRQVNKRGGWSCTVTTVRSGFALPNFI